In Granulicella mallensis MP5ACTX8, the sequence CCGGTATACGTTTTCTCAAAATGATGGGCGCCGGCACAAGCAAGCATCCGACAGAACGGAGAAAGCGGCATAAACTCTCTCGTGAGACAAGATTCAAGCGGCGACTCCCCACCGTTCTACGCCTTGGGTTCCCTTACCTGGGCGGCGATTTTGCGCAGCTCAGGCAGCACGTCAGCCAAAGTATCGGAGACACTTCCGCGTTGCCCGAAGGCGAAGTACACCTCACGGTAGAGCCGGAACAGTTCGTTGTAGCGGGCTGTCGCAACAGGTTCCGGTTCGTAGACTTTGAACAGCAGGCACATCTTTTCCTGGGCTTCTTCGATGGAGGCAAAGACCCCGGCCGCTACCAGCGCAAAGATTCCCGACCCCAGGCTGGTCGGTACCCCATTCGGGACCAGTACCGGTTTGCCAAGCACGTCTGCGTAGACTTGATTCAGTACGGCATTGTTCTGAGGAATGCCGCCGGCGTTGATGACGCGGTTCACGGGGATGCCATACTCGGCCATCCGCTCAAGGATGATGCGCGTATGAAACGCTGTTCCTTCAATCGCCGCAAAGAGCTCATCCTTCGCCGTGTGAATCAGGTTCCACCCCAGCGTGATGCCGCCCAGCTCAGGATTGACAAGCACCGTGCGGTCGCCGTTGTCCCAGCTCAGCCGCAGCAGGCCCGTCTGGCCCGCCTTGTACTCTTCGAGCCCCTGGGACAGCGTGCGAACGTCTGTTCCAGCGCGCCGCGCAATCGCCTCGAAGATATCGCCGGTTGCGGAGAGACCGGCCTCAATCCCGCTGTAGGCCGGATGAACACTTCCTGGAACCACGCCGCAGACACCCGGCACCAGCCGTGTCTCGCGGCTCATGGCGATGATGCAGGTGGACGTACCGACAACGTTCACGACATCGCCTTCACGGCACCCAGCACCGATCGCATCCCAGTGCGCATCGAACGCCCCCACAGGAATGGGGATTCCGGCGCGCAGGCCCATCTGGCTGGCCCAGTACTCGCTCAAGGAGCCCGCTACAGCATCGGAGGTGCGATAGTTCCCTTCCAACCTGGCACGAACGCCGTCAAAGAGCGGGTCGAGCTTTGAAAGAAATTCCTGCGGAGGGAGACCGCCCCAACGCGGATTCCACATCCACTTGTGCCCCATGGCGCAGACACTGCGCGGCGCAAGTGCGGGATCTGTAATACCGATCAGTGTGGCCGCCACCATGTCGCAGTGCTCAAAGGCCGAGGCGAAGCGAGAACGCTTCTCAGGATTATTGCGGAGCCAGTAGAGCAGCTTCGCAAATCCCCACTCATGCGAGTAGACGCCACCACACCACTCGATGGCCTCCAGATGCTCGGCATGCGCGAGTTCGGTAATCTGCTGCGCCTCTTTGTGAGCGCGATGGTCGCACCAGAGCAGATACTCATCCAGCGGTTGCATCTGCGCATCGACCGGGATCACGCTCGATCCGGTGGTGTCGAGCGCCAGTGCGACGACATCGTCAGCCGCAACACCCGTCTGTGCCAGCACCTCGCGCGTAGCCTGCACGAGGGCCTTCATCTGGTCGTCATGCGATTGCGTGGCAAAGTCGGGGTCGTCCTTGTGGCGATGCAGAGGGTAGCTCGCGGAGGCCGTTCCCAGCCTTCCCCGCTGGCTGTCCAGCAACGTAACGCGAACACTCAGCGTTCCAAAATCCACCCCTGCGACAATCGGCATCATAACCCCTTATAAGTCGTTCCTGTAGCATCTTTATAGCAACTAGCGTAAACGTTTACCAACACTCGAACATTAGCGGCGGGTCACAGGGATGTCAACTTAATCTTAAACTCTCGTCAGAAAGTACTTACAGCCGTATGCTGTCAGTTATGCCGTTCCGGACCCTTCTCGTATGAAACGTTCTCAAAGTACCCCTAAGAGCGAAGCTGCCCGCAAGATCGACATTCGCGGTGTCGCCGCCAAGGCTCGTGTCTCCATTGCCACGGTCTCGCGCACCATCAACCATGTACCCACGGTTGACCCGGTCCTCGCAGCCCGCGTCTGGAGCGCCGTCGCGGAGCTTAACTACTTCCCTAATACTCAGGCGCGCGCGCTGGTTTCAGGCAAGAGCAAGCTACTGGGACTGATCGTCTCGGAGATCACCAACCCCTTCTTCCCTGAACTCATCCAGGAGTTCGAGCAGGTCGCCGTAGAGCGGGGTTACGAGATCCTGATCGGGTCGACGAACTACGAGAAGAAGACGATCGAGCAGTGCGCGCGACGGATGCTTGAGCGCAAGGTAGATGGCGTAGCCGTCATGACCTTTGGCATCGAGGAGGTTCTCTTCGAGCGTTTTGCCGTCGATAACATCCCGGTCGTATTCATCGACGCCGCGCCTTCACGGCCGCTGAGCAGCGTGCTGGCGGTCGACTACCGCACCGGCATCTATGAAGGCGTACAGCATCTCGCCGTCCTCGGCCATCGCAAGATCGGCTTCATCACGGGACCGCTTCGGCTGCGCTCGGCGGAGGCTCGCAAGGCGGCCTTCCTCGATTGCCTGCGCTCCACAGGACTCAAGGCCGACCCGGCATGGATCATTGAGGGAGATCACACGCTGGACGGCGGACGGGATGCGATGCAGAAGATCCTCGCCCTGCCACAGTGGCCTACAGCCATCATGTGCTCCAACGACATGACGGCTATCGGTGTGCAGCATGCTCTCTTCGAAGCGAAGCTGAAGGTGCCTGATGATTTTTCATTGGTTGGCTTCGACGATATTCATCTGGCCGAATATACGATTCCACCGCTTACGACGGTACGGATGTCCTGCAAGGATCTCGCACTGAGAGCCGTCAACGATCTCTTGTCGCACTTACAGGATTCGCCGGCCAAGCCAGAAGCACCCAGCAAGATCATTACGAGATTGATTGTGCGGCAGACTACTGGATTACCGAAGGATGCGCTGGCGGATCTTCCAGGGAAAAGTACGCGGAAGAAGAGTCGAGAGTAGGTGAGGATTAGCACAGGAATAGATAGTGTCTAGCGAACCTGGAACGACAACGAATCACGTATTTTGCTCCCCCCACAGAGACGTCATCCTGAGCGGAGCACCTCGCGTTTTTTGCGAGGTGTGGAGTCGAAGGACCCCGAGGGACTTGATCTCACCCAGGAGGTTGGGACCTTTTCCAGCACGAGAGTCCAGGCTCGAGCGCTCGAGGTAGAAAAGATCCAAAGGGTATAGGCAAGATAACAACCATCGGGGTCCTTCGACTCCGCGTCCCAAAAAACTGGGACGCTTCGCTCAGGATGACGAGTCTGTGGTGAGACAGAACAAAGAGCTATGAATGCATCGTTTTGGTTGCGGTCTAAAACGGGATCTCAGATTCGGCCCTTCAACATATTCCGAAAGGCGATCCTACTTCGCGCTATCTCCTTCTAACGCCGCTTCGGGCCAGCCGTCTTTCCAACCCAGGGTCGAGATATGCAAGGCGGGATGGCCATCCGTCGCGCTGTAAGCGTGAAAGACGATTAGGTCTTCATGATCGAGATGCAGCAGAGACTCACCCCCTGGTCCAAGCCATTGTCCGTTAGCCTGCAATAGCGGCGATCCTCCGCCCTCCAGCATCGGCTTTCCATCGCGATCCACATACGGTCCAGTGACAGAGGTAGACCGGCCGACCATCGTGCGGTAGGTGCTCTTCAGGCCTCGGCAGCATAGGTCCCAGGAGACGAAGAGGTAATAATACCCTCCGTGCTGAAAGACAAACGGTGCTTCGATCGCTTCCGTGTCAGGGGGGAGATTGGGGTTACGGGGTTGAGCCAGAGATCCTGGCCTGCGCGAAGCCAACGAGTAGAGCTTCTCATCTGTCTTTGAGAGCAGTCCGGTATGGCGATCCAGGTGGCGCATCTTTATGCCGGTCCAGAAGCTGCCGAACGAGAGATATGCCTCGCCCTTGCTATCGAGAATGAGATTGGGATCGATAGCGTTGAAGTCGTCCGTCGCGAGCGAACGGAGTACCAGTCCACGGTCTACCCACGTGTACTTAGGGCTTGAGGGATCAAGCGTTTCATTGGTTGCCAGCGCAATGCCGGAGGTGTTTTTTCCGAAGGCCGAAAACGCGTAGTAGAGGTGGTACAGGCCATCGAAGTAAGAGACGTCAGGAGCCCACAGCTCCTGCGTCTCCGGACTCATCTGCTGAATCCATATGGGGATCGAAGGAAAGATCGCGCCACATCGCTTCCAGACCTTGAGGTCGGGCGAGCAACGAATCGCTAGTTGCGGCAACTGGGCTGTCGAAGGGCGTGCAGTTCCAGGAACCGGCGGTGCCGGAGGAGCGCTCTCGACACGAGGTGGCCGCACCGCGCCCGTCGCAAAGACATAGTACTTTCCATGGTCGACGGCGATGGAGGGATCATGCGTTCCCGCGTACTCCCCCGAAAGAGTCAGTGCCTGCGGAGCACTCCCCTTCTCTTGTGCGAGTGCTCCCTGCAGTGCAAGCGAGGCGCTCGCAAAAACGATCAAGGTACCAAGAGTTCTGTTCATGCTCATTCCTTTTCAACGAGATAATCCAGAGAAGAAAAGCAGTACGAGCAGGCTGAACAACAGCCTGCTCGTACTGCCCTGTTAGTAACGGATCTTCAGCACAACCTGCATGCTTCTTGGCGCATCGTTCAGGCTGGTGACCTGTCCGAAGTTGATATCGTTGATACCCGAATCAGGCTTCCCCCATCCATGCCGGTTGAAGACGTTGAAAGCCTCCAACCGCAGGTCGGCACTGATCTGATTATGGATCGGAATGTGCTTATTGAGGTTTAGATCTTCATTGAAGAAGGCCGGTGTACGCACCTCCGCCGTATTGCGAGGCAGGTCGCCGAAGTGGAAGGGACCGGTTCCGCGATGCGCTGCATCGTTGACGTCGATGAACGCATTGCGGTTCCAGAAGCCGGTGGGATTGTAGAGGTTCGTATTATTCCCAGC encodes:
- a CDS encoding arabinan endo-1,5-alpha-L-arabinosidase, encoding MNRTLGTLIVFASASLALQGALAQEKGSAPQALTLSGEYAGTHDPSIAVDHGKYYVFATGAVRPPRVESAPPAPPVPGTARPSTAQLPQLAIRCSPDLKVWKRCGAIFPSIPIWIQQMSPETQELWAPDVSYFDGLYHLYYAFSAFGKNTSGIALATNETLDPSSPKYTWVDRGLVLRSLATDDFNAIDPNLILDSKGEAYLSFGSFWTGIKMRHLDRHTGLLSKTDEKLYSLASRRPGSLAQPRNPNLPPDTEAIEAPFVFQHGGYYYLFVSWDLCCRGLKSTYRTMVGRSTSVTGPYVDRDGKPMLEGGGSPLLQANGQWLGPGGESLLHLDHEDLIVFHAYSATDGHPALHISTLGWKDGWPEAALEGDSAK
- a CDS encoding LacI family DNA-binding transcriptional regulator yields the protein MKRSQSTPKSEAARKIDIRGVAAKARVSIATVSRTINHVPTVDPVLAARVWSAVAELNYFPNTQARALVSGKSKLLGLIVSEITNPFFPELIQEFEQVAVERGYEILIGSTNYEKKTIEQCARRMLERKVDGVAVMTFGIEEVLFERFAVDNIPVVFIDAAPSRPLSSVLAVDYRTGIYEGVQHLAVLGHRKIGFITGPLRLRSAEARKAAFLDCLRSTGLKADPAWIIEGDHTLDGGRDAMQKILALPQWPTAIMCSNDMTAIGVQHALFEAKLKVPDDFSLVGFDDIHLAEYTIPPLTTVRMSCKDLALRAVNDLLSHLQDSPAKPEAPSKIITRLIVRQTTGLPKDALADLPGKSTRKKSRE
- a CDS encoding ribulokinase: MPIVAGVDFGTLSVRVTLLDSQRGRLGTASASYPLHRHKDDPDFATQSHDDQMKALVQATREVLAQTGVAADDVVALALDTTGSSVIPVDAQMQPLDEYLLWCDHRAHKEAQQITELAHAEHLEAIEWCGGVYSHEWGFAKLLYWLRNNPEKRSRFASAFEHCDMVAATLIGITDPALAPRSVCAMGHKWMWNPRWGGLPPQEFLSKLDPLFDGVRARLEGNYRTSDAVAGSLSEYWASQMGLRAGIPIPVGAFDAHWDAIGAGCREGDVVNVVGTSTCIIAMSRETRLVPGVCGVVPGSVHPAYSGIEAGLSATGDIFEAIARRAGTDVRTLSQGLEEYKAGQTGLLRLSWDNGDRTVLVNPELGGITLGWNLIHTAKDELFAAIEGTAFHTRIILERMAEYGIPVNRVINAGGIPQNNAVLNQVYADVLGKPVLVPNGVPTSLGSGIFALVAAGVFASIEEAQEKMCLLFKVYEPEPVATARYNELFRLYREVYFAFGQRGSVSDTLADVLPELRKIAAQVREPKA